The proteins below come from a single bacterium genomic window:
- a CDS encoding alcohol dehydrogenase catalytic domain-containing protein, with product MVSSLHTSVVIRAYNEERHLEGLLRRLREQEYGQGIEIIVVDSGSIDRTREIARRHADQVVRIESADFTFGYSLNAGVQHSTGRYVAIISAHALPIDSAWLTHLTAPLGQTRTAMVCGRQLGVAGSKFSEAMDLARTFGLEPVALTPPNFFANNANSALRRELWEAHPFDESLPGLEDVEWIKHWMQQGYRGAYEPRAAVYHIHEETWRQVRRRYYREAVARRIIGVPAAWGMAGELAGDGARLIADLVAAGRRGVLVTKTPEILRFRWEKAWGTAVGLAHGARYARSPQQKRDMFFDARYGAVVIRGPGRASFEEIAMPVIKPGEVLIKVAYEGVSGADLEIFDGSLGCYQTGEATYPIVPGHEFSGRIVKTGVNVNGCAEGDRVVVEHIQSCGVCQYCLSGDGIRCADRQEVGVIGRNGGYAEYVVAPARFVHTLPASMDLKAAALCEPAAVVLKGLRRLERLRRPGEAAGSCGIVGAGPIGHLAARILQTRGYRVAVYDQNPDRRAQLTGTGIQTFDSLSDLMRFEIIVEATGDPGVWQTILLESRPGAVLLLIGLPYVRREFAMHSIVAYDKIVIGSVGGSGADFDEAIQVLRTLDLGPFVHTVIPLRDFATAWQLFRTRRHLKVLLCADPDVDGA from the coding sequence GTGGTGAGTTCCCTGCACACCTCGGTGGTGATCCGGGCCTACAACGAGGAGCGGCACCTCGAGGGTCTGCTGCGGCGGCTTCGTGAACAAGAGTATGGTCAGGGCATCGAGATCATCGTCGTCGACTCGGGATCGATCGACCGGACGCGGGAGATTGCGCGCCGGCATGCGGACCAGGTTGTGCGGATCGAGAGTGCCGACTTTACGTTCGGCTACTCGCTCAACGCGGGTGTGCAACACAGCACCGGACGGTACGTGGCGATCATTTCCGCCCATGCCCTTCCGATCGACAGCGCCTGGCTCACGCATCTGACCGCGCCGCTTGGGCAGACGCGCACCGCCATGGTGTGCGGACGTCAACTCGGCGTGGCCGGCTCGAAGTTCTCAGAGGCGATGGACCTTGCCCGAACCTTCGGACTCGAGCCCGTCGCGCTCACGCCGCCGAACTTCTTTGCCAATAACGCCAACTCCGCCCTCCGGCGGGAGTTATGGGAAGCGCACCCGTTTGATGAGTCGCTGCCGGGGTTGGAGGACGTGGAGTGGATCAAGCACTGGATGCAGCAGGGGTACCGGGGAGCCTACGAGCCGCGGGCGGCGGTGTACCACATCCACGAAGAGACATGGCGGCAAGTTCGCCGTCGGTACTACCGCGAAGCCGTAGCCAGGCGGATCATCGGGGTTCCCGCGGCCTGGGGCATGGCCGGCGAGCTGGCGGGCGACGGCGCCCGTCTGATCGCGGATCTTGTCGCGGCCGGGCGCCGGGGCGTGCTCGTGACCAAGACGCCCGAGATCCTGCGCTTCCGCTGGGAAAAGGCCTGGGGGACCGCCGTCGGGTTGGCCCACGGGGCCCGGTACGCGCGAAGCCCGCAGCAGAAGCGGGACATGTTCTTCGACGCACGGTACGGCGCCGTGGTGATTCGCGGCCCCGGCCGGGCGTCGTTCGAGGAGATCGCGATGCCGGTCATCAAGCCGGGCGAGGTGCTCATCAAGGTGGCGTACGAAGGGGTGTCCGGTGCGGATCTCGAGATTTTCGACGGATCCCTGGGTTGCTACCAAACGGGCGAGGCGACGTATCCGATCGTGCCCGGACACGAGTTTTCGGGGCGGATCGTCAAGACCGGGGTGAACGTCAACGGGTGCGCCGAGGGGGATCGCGTCGTCGTCGAGCACATCCAGAGCTGCGGCGTGTGCCAGTACTGCCTGAGCGGCGATGGGATTCGCTGCGCGGATCGTCAGGAGGTCGGGGTGATCGGCCGGAACGGCGGCTACGCCGAATACGTGGTCGCCCCGGCGCGCTTCGTGCACACGCTCCCCGCCTCCATGGATCTCAAAGCCGCGGCACTGTGCGAACCGGCGGCCGTGGTCCTGAAGGGACTGAGGCGGCTCGAACGTCTGCGGCGGCCGGGCGAGGCGGCCGGCTCCTGCGGGATCGTCGGCGCCGGGCCGATCGGACACCTGGCCGCGCGCATTTTGCAAACGCGGGGCTATCGCGTCGCCGTCTACGATCAGAATCCGGACCGCCGGGCGCAATTGACCGGCACGGGGATCCAGACCTTCGATTCGCTGAGCGATCTCATGCGGTTTGAGATTATCGTTGAGGCCACCGGCGACCCCGGGGTGTGGCAGACCATCCTTCTGGAGAGCCGGCCGGGGGCCGTGTTGCTGCTGATCGGATTGCCCTACGTTCGACGGGAGTTCGCGATGCATTCGATCGTGGCGTACGACAAGATCGTGATCGGTTCGGTCGGCGGCTCGGGCGCGGATTTCGACGAAGCGATCCAGGTCCTGCGCACTCTGGATCTCGGTCCGTTCGTGCACACGGTGATCCCCCTCCGGGACTTTGCGACGGCCTGGCAACTGTTCCGGACGCGCAGGCACCTGAAGGTGCTCCTCTGCGCGGATCCGGACGTGGATGGCGCGTGA
- a CDS encoding glycosyltransferase, which produces MSAVPAVSVIMNCFNSARYLRDAIESVYAQTFSDWEIVFWDNASTDGSARIARAFDGKIRYFRGQATVPLGQARNMALAQARGTLIAFLDCDDVWLPTKLAAQAPLFDADPRVGLVYCNADYIDALGRSRNGTFFDRFAPRAGDVFFDLLTGPNFIPCVTAVLRRDVCMQAGGFRAELTNGEEYELFLRVARDYAVRYVDASLAKYRQHAGNFIKRNWIAVTLEEIAILESATRELDGLTDAQAAAVRKKLRGVFAKSVLKHVARGRVIRVVPHALDLTRRYRGLSAHLRRCVRVERPAPHRG; this is translated from the coding sequence GTGAGCGCCGTGCCCGCCGTCAGCGTGATCATGAACTGCTTCAACAGCGCGCGATACCTGAGGGACGCGATCGAGAGCGTCTACGCGCAGACGTTTTCCGACTGGGAGATCGTCTTCTGGGACAACGCGAGCACCGACGGCAGCGCGCGGATCGCCCGGGCATTTGACGGAAAAATCCGGTACTTCCGGGGCCAGGCGACGGTCCCCCTCGGCCAGGCGCGCAACATGGCCCTCGCGCAGGCGCGCGGCACGCTGATCGCGTTTCTGGACTGCGACGACGTGTGGCTTCCGACGAAGCTCGCCGCGCAGGCCCCGCTGTTCGATGCGGATCCGAGGGTCGGGTTGGTGTATTGTAACGCCGACTATATCGACGCCTTGGGGAGGAGCCGCAACGGCACGTTCTTTGACCGGTTTGCCCCGCGGGCCGGAGACGTCTTCTTCGACCTCCTGACGGGCCCCAACTTCATCCCCTGCGTGACGGCCGTCCTCCGGCGGGACGTGTGCATGCAGGCGGGCGGATTTCGCGCGGAGTTGACGAACGGCGAGGAGTACGAACTGTTCCTGCGGGTTGCCCGCGACTACGCCGTGCGTTATGTCGATGCGTCTCTCGCGAAGTACCGGCAGCATGCCGGAAACTTCATCAAGCGGAACTGGATCGCCGTCACCCTCGAGGAGATCGCGATCTTGGAATCCGCGACACGTGAATTGGACGGGCTGACGGACGCGCAGGCCGCGGCGGTGCGGAAGAAGCTCCGCGGCGTCTTTGCGAAATCGGTTCTCAAACACGTAGCTCGAGGCCGCGTGATCAGGGTGGTCCCGCACGCCCTCGACTTGACCAGGCGGTACCGCGGGCTGTCCGCGCACCTGCGAAGGTGCGTCAGAGTGGAACGCCCGGCGCCGCACCGCGGGTGA
- a CDS encoding NAD-dependent epimerase/dehydratase family protein — METLGRRLDGRSVVDEDLDAIVAASRSELDALSDSTLLVTGGGGFLGYYLIQCVLRYNAGAPAPIRLTVIDNFMRGTPAWLADLARRAPAAFELVAHDVTRALDASHAPYDYIMHAASIASPVVYRKHPIETIDANVWGLRALLEHYRRTYSRERPGCLLFFSSSEIYGDPDPAHIPTRETYHGNVSCTGPRACYDESKRFGETLCVNFAASYGLPIVSVRPFNNFGPGLNLDDRRVVPDFAAGILAGRDIEVFSDGSPTRTFCYVTDAISGYLKALVRGRPGEAYNIGVEQPEISVAQLAELMRALAHEHFGYRGRVVFGNPRDGQYLTDNPGRRCPCIDKARDELGYRPTVPLAEGLRRTLTWYSASGN, encoded by the coding sequence GTGGAAACGCTGGGACGACGACTAGACGGCAGGTCGGTCGTCGACGAGGACCTGGACGCCATCGTGGCGGCGTCGCGGAGCGAGCTTGACGCGCTGTCGGATTCGACACTCCTGGTGACCGGCGGGGGCGGGTTTCTTGGATATTACTTGATCCAGTGCGTGCTGCGGTACAATGCCGGCGCGCCGGCGCCGATCCGCCTCACGGTGATAGACAACTTCATGCGCGGCACCCCCGCGTGGCTCGCCGACCTGGCCCGACGCGCGCCGGCGGCATTCGAGCTGGTGGCGCACGATGTGACGCGCGCGCTCGATGCTTCGCACGCCCCCTACGATTACATCATGCACGCGGCATCCATCGCATCGCCGGTGGTGTACCGCAAACATCCCATTGAGACGATTGACGCGAACGTGTGGGGTCTTCGCGCGTTGCTCGAGCATTACCGGCGAACCTACTCCCGCGAACGGCCGGGCTGCCTCCTCTTCTTCTCGTCGAGCGAGATCTACGGGGATCCGGATCCGGCGCACATCCCCACGCGCGAAACCTACCATGGCAACGTGTCCTGTACGGGCCCGCGGGCCTGCTATGACGAGAGCAAGCGATTCGGCGAGACGCTCTGCGTCAATTTTGCGGCGTCGTACGGATTACCGATTGTCAGCGTGCGGCCGTTCAACAACTTCGGACCGGGACTGAACCTCGACGATCGCCGCGTCGTGCCGGACTTTGCCGCCGGCATTCTCGCCGGCCGGGACATCGAAGTGTTCTCCGATGGTTCGCCGACTCGAACCTTCTGCTATGTGACCGACGCCATCTCCGGGTACCTCAAGGCACTGGTGCGCGGGAGGCCCGGAGAGGCGTACAACATCGGCGTCGAGCAGCCGGAGATCTCGGTCGCCCAGCTGGCGGAGCTGATGCGCGCGCTTGCGCACGAACACTTCGGCTACAGGGGCCGCGTCGTCTTCGGGAATCCGCGCGACGGGCAGTACCTGACGGACAATCCCGGCCGTCGCTGTCCCTGCATCGACAAGGCCCGGGACGAGTTGGGATATCGTCCGACCGTGCCGCTCGCGGAGGGGCTTCGGCGCACCCTGACGTGGTATTCGGCGTCCGGCAACTGA
- a CDS encoding UDP-glucose/GDP-mannose dehydrogenase family protein, whose amino-acid sequence MVFGVRQLTPMERVSVVGAGYVGLVSGVCLSHLGHNVTCVDIDASRVERINRGQCPVQEPGLTEMLHRVLEHGRFAATEDLRAAVRGSAITLLAVGTPAGETGIDLAYVREAAAQIGRALRDKAGYHTVAVKSTVVPGTTDGVVLPLLRQHSGKMPGEDFGAGVNPEFLREGRAVADFMNPDRIVVAGSDARARQKVEDLYAVFHGVEIIRTNNRTAEMIKYASNALLATLISFSNEIANLCDRYPDLDAMDVMHGVHLDRRLAAVSEDGRRVRPDILSYLLPGCGFGGSCLPKDLEALVAEARRRGYDPALLQSVADVNAGQPQRLVGLLKRHFDTLAGRRVGVLGLAFKPGTDDVRDSPALRVIELLRRESATVIVYDPLVTADGRGVPAGVTVAEDLEGLARTADALVLVTSWAPFKALEEIVPQLARQPVIVDGRRFFEKAAFRLYEGIGLGSACASGEGGGG is encoded by the coding sequence GTGGTATTCGGCGTCCGGCAACTGACCCCGATGGAACGCGTCTCGGTGGTCGGTGCAGGCTACGTCGGACTTGTGAGCGGGGTGTGCCTGTCCCATCTGGGGCACAACGTTACGTGTGTTGATATCGACGCATCACGGGTCGAGCGCATCAACCGGGGACAGTGCCCGGTGCAGGAGCCGGGACTCACGGAAATGCTGCACCGAGTGCTCGAGCACGGACGGTTTGCCGCCACCGAGGACCTGCGTGCCGCCGTCCGCGGCTCCGCCATCACGCTACTCGCGGTCGGGACTCCCGCGGGCGAGACTGGGATTGACCTTGCCTATGTGCGCGAGGCGGCCGCGCAGATTGGTCGGGCGCTCCGAGACAAAGCCGGGTATCACACCGTCGCCGTGAAGAGCACGGTCGTCCCCGGCACCACCGACGGCGTCGTCCTCCCTCTGCTCCGGCAGCATTCGGGCAAGATGCCTGGGGAGGACTTCGGCGCAGGCGTCAACCCCGAGTTTCTGCGGGAAGGGCGTGCGGTCGCGGATTTCATGAATCCGGACCGCATCGTAGTTGCCGGCAGTGACGCCCGGGCGCGTCAGAAGGTCGAGGACCTGTACGCGGTCTTCCACGGCGTGGAGATCATTCGCACCAACAACCGAACCGCGGAGATGATCAAGTACGCGTCGAACGCGTTGCTCGCGACGCTCATCTCCTTTTCGAACGAGATCGCGAATCTCTGCGACCGCTACCCCGACCTGGACGCGATGGACGTGATGCACGGAGTGCATCTCGACCGGCGCCTCGCGGCCGTGTCGGAGGACGGCCGCCGGGTCCGTCCGGATATCCTCTCCTATCTGCTTCCCGGCTGCGGGTTCGGAGGAAGTTGTCTGCCGAAAGATCTCGAGGCCCTGGTGGCCGAAGCCCGCCGGCGCGGGTATGATCCCGCGCTGCTACAATCGGTCGCCGACGTCAACGCGGGTCAGCCCCAGAGACTTGTCGGTTTGCTGAAGAGACACTTCGATACGCTCGCCGGCCGGCGGGTCGGCGTGCTCGGCCTGGCCTTCAAGCCCGGAACGGACGACGTCCGCGATTCCCCCGCCCTTCGGGTCATCGAGTTGCTGCGGCGGGAATCGGCAACCGTCATTGTCTACGACCCCCTGGTCACGGCGGACGGCCGCGGCGTCCCGGCGGGGGTCACGGTGGCGGAGGACCTCGAGGGCCTGGCGCGGACCGCCGACGCTCTCGTGCTGGTGACGTCCTGGGCCCCGTTCAAGGCCCTGGAAGAGATTGTGCCCCAGCTCGCGCGGCAGCCCGTGATCGTCGATGGGCGGCGGTTCTTCGAGAAGGCCGCCTTCCGGCTCTACGAGGGCATCGGTCTCGGCTCGGCCTGTGCCTCCGGGGAAGGCGGCGGAGGGTGA
- a CDS encoding methyltransferase domain-containing protein, which translates to MSSDGRLEPREYWNDEAIERTKAWWLEDVKDPRVLKYLRDETNLERCFRDGLAYLEHGLGGVRGTVLDLGAGVCWTSAIVSTHARVERIVAADYSAHRLFKVAPLVLAQYHAVDAKIERRLGEMSEVVGRFPDAAVDVVVFCQALYMHDAPRTLLRDVHRILRPGGVVIVSCELIAAAPAWMRALRGWYRSAVAGRSNGTAGDRTALRRDASGRYSYRDDDYQEFLGDAGFVLHVQRLNYRVFQGARVRAANYFGVKQGA; encoded by the coding sequence ATGAGCAGCGACGGCCGGTTGGAGCCGCGCGAGTACTGGAACGACGAAGCGATAGAGCGCACCAAGGCGTGGTGGCTCGAGGACGTCAAAGATCCGCGTGTCCTCAAATATCTGCGGGACGAGACGAACCTGGAGCGATGCTTTCGTGACGGCCTGGCATACCTCGAGCACGGGCTCGGCGGCGTCCGGGGAACCGTCCTGGATCTGGGTGCGGGGGTGTGTTGGACGTCCGCCATCGTCTCCACGCACGCCCGTGTAGAGCGCATCGTTGCGGCCGACTACTCCGCACACCGGCTGTTCAAGGTGGCCCCCCTCGTCCTGGCTCAGTATCACGCCGTCGATGCCAAAATCGAGCGCCGGCTCGGCGAGATGTCGGAAGTCGTCGGCCGGTTTCCCGACGCGGCGGTCGACGTCGTCGTCTTCTGCCAAGCTCTGTACATGCACGACGCCCCCCGCACGCTGCTCCGCGACGTCCACCGGATCTTGAGACCGGGTGGGGTCGTCATCGTCAGCTGCGAGCTGATCGCGGCGGCTCCCGCCTGGATGCGGGCGCTTCGGGGCTGGTACCGCTCGGCGGTGGCGGGGCGTTCGAACGGGACGGCCGGCGATCGGACGGCGCTGCGGCGGGACGCGTCGGGACGGTACAGTTATCGCGACGACGACTACCAAGAATTCCTCGGGGACGCCGGATTCGTGCTCCACGTCCAGCGGCTGAACTATCGCGTGTTTCAAGGGGCGCGAGTGCGTGCAGCGAATTACTTCGGCGTCAAACAGGGGGCGTAA
- the rfbF gene encoding glucose-1-phosphate cytidylyltransferase, giving the protein MEVVILCGGQGTRLREETEYRPKPMVDVGGRPILWHIMKTYSHFGYRDFILCLGYKQELIREYFMNYRWMNSDVTVDLASQEMTVRHRTHAEDWRVTLVDTGKDTKKGGRLKKIQPYISGGLFMMTYGDGVADIDIHRLTEHHRRAEALVTFTGVHPISRFATVETDRNGAIVDWEEKKVLEGYINGGFFTLDKRVFDYIAGDCEFEEEPMRRLAQERRVTMFRHEGFWHCMDTYRDYLLLNEMWANGRAPWKRWDDD; this is encoded by the coding sequence ATGGAGGTCGTCATCCTCTGCGGGGGGCAAGGCACACGGCTGCGGGAAGAGACGGAATACCGGCCCAAGCCGATGGTGGACGTCGGCGGGCGCCCGATTCTCTGGCACATCATGAAGACGTACAGCCACTTCGGCTACCGGGATTTCATTTTGTGTCTCGGCTACAAACAGGAGCTGATCCGCGAGTACTTCATGAACTATCGTTGGATGAACAGCGACGTCACCGTCGACCTGGCCTCGCAGGAGATGACCGTTCGGCACCGCACCCATGCCGAAGACTGGCGCGTGACGCTCGTCGATACCGGGAAGGACACCAAGAAGGGGGGGCGCCTCAAGAAGATCCAGCCCTACATCTCCGGAGGTCTGTTCATGATGACGTACGGAGATGGGGTGGCCGACATCGACATCCATCGTTTGACCGAACACCATCGTCGCGCCGAAGCGCTGGTGACCTTTACGGGCGTGCATCCGATCTCCCGGTTTGCAACCGTCGAGACGGACAGGAACGGCGCGATCGTCGACTGGGAAGAGAAGAAAGTCTTGGAAGGGTACATCAACGGCGGGTTCTTCACGCTGGACAAGCGCGTCTTCGATTACATCGCGGGTGATTGCGAGTTTGAGGAAGAGCCGATGAGGCGGCTGGCGCAGGAACGCCGCGTGACCATGTTCCGACACGAGGGCTTCTGGCATTGTATGGACACCTACCGAGACTATCTCCTCTTGAACGAGATGTGGGCCAACGGGAGGGCTCCGTGGAAACGCTGGGACGACGACTAG
- a CDS encoding class I SAM-dependent methyltransferase → MARDVDHRSAAYYEDKLAVLRDLWGTPAVSLERGCLVVRGRRYPIVDDVIVLLEPSQYPPRLAQRLQDSEGPRAAPDAGFAPDIQYTFGEEWSAFPDILPEHEREFQLYFDLIDLGALRAWRVCDLGCGIGRWSLFLSRLCREIVLVDFSDAIFVARRNLAAASNALFFMGDLTKLEFRYGFADLVVCLGVLHHLPTPALTEVRSLRRWSRRLLVYLYYALDNRPVYFRWLLGLVGGMRAVLSRLVRNPGTRGALTWLLAGGLYLPLIGLGGLLRPVGWSRHVPLYETYAGKGLVRIRQDVYDRFFTRIEQRYAKRDILTLADAFSTLIVSEHSPYWHFYCEQ, encoded by the coding sequence ATGGCGCGTGACGTGGACCATCGGAGCGCGGCATACTACGAAGACAAGCTGGCGGTGTTGCGGGATCTCTGGGGCACGCCGGCCGTCTCGTTGGAGCGGGGCTGTCTTGTGGTCCGCGGGCGGCGCTACCCGATTGTTGATGATGTCATCGTGCTCCTCGAGCCGTCGCAGTACCCCCCGCGACTTGCCCAACGGCTTCAGGACTCCGAGGGTCCCCGGGCGGCTCCCGACGCCGGGTTTGCCCCGGACATCCAATACACGTTTGGGGAAGAGTGGAGCGCCTTCCCGGACATCCTGCCCGAGCATGAACGGGAGTTCCAGCTCTATTTCGACCTGATCGACCTTGGGGCACTCCGGGCGTGGCGGGTGTGCGATCTTGGCTGCGGGATCGGGCGGTGGAGCCTCTTCTTGAGCCGGCTGTGCAGGGAGATCGTGCTGGTGGATTTTTCCGACGCCATCTTCGTCGCCCGGCGGAACCTGGCGGCGGCGTCGAACGCGCTGTTCTTCATGGGAGATTTGACCAAATTGGAATTTCGTTACGGGTTCGCGGATCTGGTGGTGTGTCTCGGCGTCCTGCACCACCTCCCGACTCCGGCGCTCACCGAAGTCCGGTCGCTGCGCCGGTGGTCGCGCCGTCTCCTCGTCTACCTGTATTATGCGCTGGACAACCGTCCGGTCTACTTTCGATGGCTGCTCGGTCTCGTCGGAGGCATGCGCGCGGTCTTGAGCCGTCTCGTGCGCAATCCCGGTACGCGCGGCGCGCTCACCTGGCTGCTGGCGGGAGGTCTGTATCTCCCCCTCATCGGCCTGGGAGGGCTCCTCCGGCCGGTGGGATGGAGCCGGCACGTCCCCCTGTACGAGACGTACGCGGGAAAGGGGCTCGTGCGGATCCGCCAGGACGTCTACGATCGATTTTTCACGCGCATCGAGCAGCGGTACGCCAAGCGGGATATCCTGACGTTGGCCGACGCGTTTTCGACGCTGATCGTATCGGAGCACAGCCCATACTGGCATTTCTATTGCGAACAGTAG
- a CDS encoding aminotransferase class I/II-fold pyridoxal phosphate-dependent enzyme, translated as MIRYTIYSGTNTWQECELALRLLWHGRELDAGPHIQAYERRFAEAAGTEFAFSFASGRMGLYAMLEALKIGPGDEVIVPAFTCVVVPNAILYRGARPVYVDIGPRTFNIDVQKIEEKITHKTKAILAQHTFGLVCDIDAIAEIAERYGITVIEDGAHALGAAHGGRAVGSLTRVAFFSTDHSKVISTSTGGMVTTSDPDLARTLAAMQAGTPFLSRRRIRAILATFVAEYLLFHPGLYPVGKYAHGVLSKLRLWPYFYDELSLTKPARYPYPARLSNAQAQIGLSQLALLDANLTWRRRLAKHYEAWIGAYQGLLNSDGSNHAFLRYTFLVDHRDAWEKHFSPVLDMGVWFRTIAGGRDHNLDEIGYAPGSCPVAEEVARHCVNLPTHQRIRRPDLLVERLRRARERPDPRLELHFSPASGAGRPT; from the coding sequence ATGATTCGCTACACGATCTACTCGGGCACCAATACGTGGCAGGAGTGCGAGTTGGCCCTGCGGCTGCTGTGGCACGGGCGGGAGTTGGATGCCGGGCCCCACATCCAGGCATACGAACGGCGATTTGCGGAGGCGGCCGGCACCGAGTTCGCGTTCAGCTTCGCGTCGGGACGGATGGGGCTGTATGCCATGCTGGAGGCCCTGAAGATCGGTCCCGGCGACGAGGTCATCGTTCCCGCCTTCACCTGCGTGGTCGTTCCGAACGCGATCCTGTACCGAGGCGCCCGCCCCGTCTACGTGGACATCGGGCCCCGGACTTTCAATATCGACGTGCAGAAGATTGAGGAGAAGATCACTCACAAGACCAAGGCCATCCTCGCGCAGCACACGTTTGGGCTGGTCTGCGACATTGACGCGATCGCGGAGATCGCGGAGCGGTACGGCATCACCGTCATCGAGGACGGGGCGCACGCGCTTGGGGCGGCCCACGGCGGCCGGGCGGTCGGCAGCCTGACGCGGGTGGCGTTCTTTTCCACGGATCATTCCAAGGTCATCTCCACGTCCACCGGCGGCATGGTCACGACCAGCGATCCCGATCTTGCCCGGACGCTCGCAGCAATGCAGGCGGGAACGCCATTCTTGAGCCGCCGCCGAATCCGAGCGATCCTGGCGACGTTCGTGGCGGAGTACCTGCTGTTTCACCCCGGGCTGTACCCGGTCGGAAAGTACGCGCACGGGGTGTTGAGCAAGCTCAGGCTCTGGCCGTACTTCTATGACGAACTTTCCCTCACGAAGCCGGCGCGCTACCCGTATCCGGCCCGGCTCTCCAATGCGCAGGCCCAGATCGGTCTCAGCCAGTTGGCCCTGCTCGATGCCAACCTGACCTGGCGGCGGCGGCTGGCGAAGCACTATGAAGCGTGGATCGGCGCCTATCAGGGGCTGCTCAACTCCGACGGCTCGAATCACGCCTTCTTGCGCTATACGTTTCTCGTCGATCATCGCGACGCGTGGGAGAAGCACTTCTCGCCGGTCCTCGACATGGGAGTGTGGTTCCGCACGATCGCCGGCGGGCGGGACCACAACCTCGACGAGATCGGGTATGCGCCGGGAAGCTGCCCGGTGGCCGAGGAGGTCGCCCGGCATTGCGTCAACCTGCCGACGCACCAGAGGATCAGACGCCCCGATCTGCTGGTGGAGCGGCTGCGGCGGGCGCGTGAACGGCCGGATCCGAGGCTGGAGCTGCATTTTTCTCCGGCGTCCGGGGCGGGCCGGCCCACGTAA
- a CDS encoding O-antigen ligase family protein, which translates to MPARDTARPHPAARARPMPRFLLFCIFAIPFAPQGAGFYLGSGLPILDVPRMLVLILIAWWFLRRGITGRIRWAWNGVTVSLAVLVATQFLSAVATGEAGALITWVGYVAYYYAIFVVVSTELRSYDDGRRVLDVVVVLAVALAALSCYEFLTQTDVYANARTAWEADPNATLGPQYRHIGLLASSGPFAVNTLLGYFFAATFFLVSSRLFSPDVRIPKILGAVIVVMMVLGLFVTQVRAAIVAVLVTAIVPAVIMPRQLGKSLLVAALLIVTILTLGVTLIPRRYVYADFVTNFYQNQTYRHNGVGPRLEAITAALEALIRRPALGYGTGSVTRWMFVGSGFSPLNDLPVYLVVAMESGVAAGAAFVLLVGLSLRALWRRYRSDPDPRRRATVMGLFLSILSYGIAILGAPRLDSTFIFFVLLAVANSLRARPGERGAGRTLEPSPHAA; encoded by the coding sequence GTGCCGGCACGCGATACCGCGCGGCCGCATCCCGCCGCGCGCGCGAGACCGATGCCACGGTTTCTCCTCTTCTGCATCTTCGCCATCCCGTTCGCGCCGCAGGGCGCGGGGTTCTATCTGGGGTCGGGTCTTCCCATCCTCGACGTGCCGCGGATGCTGGTGCTGATCCTGATCGCATGGTGGTTTCTCCGACGCGGGATCACGGGGCGAATCCGCTGGGCGTGGAACGGGGTCACGGTGTCCCTCGCCGTGCTGGTGGCGACGCAGTTCCTCTCAGCCGTCGCGACCGGCGAGGCGGGCGCGTTGATCACGTGGGTCGGCTACGTCGCCTACTATTACGCGATCTTTGTTGTGGTGTCGACGGAGTTGCGGTCGTACGATGACGGCCGAAGGGTCCTCGACGTGGTGGTCGTCCTGGCCGTGGCACTCGCCGCGCTGTCGTGTTACGAATTTCTCACTCAGACGGATGTCTACGCGAACGCCCGCACCGCGTGGGAGGCGGACCCAAACGCCACGCTCGGCCCGCAGTACCGGCACATCGGTCTGCTCGCCAGTTCGGGACCCTTTGCGGTCAACACCCTCCTTGGATATTTCTTCGCCGCGACGTTCTTCCTCGTCAGTTCCCGGCTTTTCTCCCCGGACGTGCGGATACCGAAGATCCTCGGCGCGGTCATCGTCGTCATGATGGTGCTGGGCCTGTTTGTTACGCAGGTTCGGGCCGCCATCGTCGCCGTGTTGGTGACCGCGATCGTGCCGGCCGTCATCATGCCGCGACAATTGGGCAAGTCCTTGCTTGTGGCGGCACTGCTCATTGTCACCATCCTGACGCTCGGAGTGACGCTCATCCCGCGGCGGTACGTGTACGCCGACTTTGTCACAAACTTCTATCAAAATCAGACCTACCGGCACAACGGCGTGGGCCCGCGCCTGGAGGCCATCACCGCCGCGCTGGAGGCGCTCATCCGGCGCCCGGCATTGGGATATGGGACCGGCTCCGTGACCCGATGGATGTTTGTCGGCTCCGGCTTCTCCCCGCTGAACGATCTGCCGGTCTACCTCGTGGTCGCCATGGAGAGCGGCGTGGCTGCCGGAGCGGCGTTTGTCCTCTTGGTGGGGCTCTCTCTGCGCGCGCTGTGGCGACGCTACCGCAGTGATCCAGATCCGCGGCGCCGGGCAACGGTTATGGGCTTGTTCCTGTCGATCCTGAGCTACGGCATCGCGATCCTGGGCGCGCCGCGGCTGGACTCCACCTTCATTTTCTTTGTGCTGCTGGCGGTGGCGAACTCCCTTCGCGCGCGGCCGGGGGAACGCGGCGCCGGAAGGACATTGGAGCCCAGCCCGCATGCGGCATGA